A region of the Desulfolucanica intricata genome:
GTAGATGATAAAATAAATTTGACAGAAAACGATAAATAAGATTTTACAGTTTTCTCCTAATAAATGTAAAAAAGTATTAAATCAACTGGAAATTCATTTTAACCAATAGAGCGTTTAAACTATCCAGCAGATTTAAATAAAAATACTACCAAACAACAAATGCCCTTTTGTATAATCAATTAAGATATACAAAAGGGGGAATTGATCTTTGAAAACTGAAGAAGGTTGGGAAATGTATATTGATATTCATCGTTTAAAACAACAGGGATTCAGCAAGTCAAAAATTGCTAAGATGCTCGGGATCAGCAGACCCACGGTCATAAAATATCTAAATATGAGTGCTGAAGAATTTGAGAAGGAAATGCTGTCTCGGCGACAACGCAAGAAGAAACCGGATATTTATCGGGAAGAAATCATCACCTGGCTCAAACAACACCCTGATATGACAGCTGCCCAGGTTTTCGATAGGTTGGAGGAAAAGTACCGAAAATTAGCTTTTAACGAACCCACATTACGGAATTATGTCCGGTCAATCAGAGAGGAATACAACATACTCAAAGAGCCTATCATCAGGCAATATGAAGCCGTCGAAGATCCACCCTTGGGCAAGCAGATGCAAGTGGATTTTGGAGAGAAGAAAGTCATTAACACTGAAGGAAATGTTATAAAGCTGTACGTAATGTGTTTTGTTCTCTCCCACTCAAGGTATAAGTACTGCGAATGGCAGGGTCGTCCGTTTAATACTACAGATATCATCAGGATTCATGAAAATGCGTTTGAGTATTTCGGGGGATTTCCTCAAGAAGCCGTGTATGATCAAGATCATCTTATCCTTGTCAGTGAAAACCACGGTGAGTTGATTTATACCAGAGAATTTGCTTCATATTTGCAAAAGCGGAAGTTTTCCGTGTACATGTGCCGTAAAGCGGATCCCGAAAGTAAAGGACGGGTTGAAAAGGTGGTGGATTTTGTTAAAAATAATTTTGCCAGTCACAGAGTATTCCACGGAATTAACCGTTGGAACGAAGATTGCTTAAAATGGCTAAAAAGGAGGGGAAATGGCAAAATCCATGCGACAACAAGAAAAATACCGGTCGAAGTATTTCTTGAAGAGAAAAAATACTTACAGCCGGTAACGGAAAAATTAATTTCCAAATCTCGTACGCTTAGTATAACGTATCAGGTTAGAAAAGACAATACTGTTCCTATCCAAGGAAACCGGTATACCGTGCCACGGGGCACATACAAGGGGCCCAATACCTATGTGGGTGTGACCAAGATCGGCAATAAACACCTTATCATCTCTGACTTAGAAACCGAAAAGGAACTGGCCAAATTCGAAATACCTGATACTAAAGGAAACCTGGTCAGAAATAACAATCACTCACGGGATAAAAGTCAAAAGATCAACCCCTTAAT
Encoded here:
- the istA gene encoding IS21 family transposase; protein product: MKTEEGWEMYIDIHRLKQQGFSKSKIAKMLGISRPTVIKYLNMSAEEFEKEMLSRRQRKKKPDIYREEIITWLKQHPDMTAAQVFDRLEEKYRKLAFNEPTLRNYVRSIREEYNILKEPIIRQYEAVEDPPLGKQMQVDFGEKKVINTEGNVIKLYVMCFVLSHSRYKYCEWQGRPFNTTDIIRIHENAFEYFGGFPQEAVYDQDHLILVSENHGELIYTREFASYLQKRKFSVYMCRKADPESKGRVEKVVDFVKNNFASHRVFHGINRWNEDCLKWLKRRGNGKIHATTRKIPVEVFLEEKKYLQPVTEKLISKSRTLSITYQVRKDNTVPIQGNRYTVPRGTYKGPNTYVGVTKIGNKHLIISDLETEKELAKFEIPDTKGNLVRNNNHSRDKSQKINPLIKRVAERFSDNQKAQAFIEQIHKEKPRYIRDQLTLIEASLESADRIAIDKALDFCVNYRLNSAVDFRDAVKHYAIQTEEKNAPQPPVTGLTEIASAKIGIKPRIRDITEYVKIMSENHGG